The Xanthomonas indica genome has a segment encoding these proteins:
- a CDS encoding IS110 family transposase, with the protein MRRFVGIDVAKAELVIHVLPEGHTWTQPNTAQERRALAQRLTGLDCERIVLEASGGYEHALLRVLREADLPAARVAADRPRNLAKALGLHAKTDALDARLLAIAAQHIPATPTAVLPEHLQSLRELLDLRDTLVGQRDAHRRRLEHITSPEVQGHCQEVIALLNQKIQALTRQIEQQATTCSTLPKVPGLGAILRAVLAARLPELGTLPPRKLAALVGLAPFNRDSGRWQGQRRIKGGQAEIRRVLYMATWASIRAKSPLAKTYARLRAAGKPAKVAIVACMHKFLRWLNAIARDQAAYAPPAIAAA; encoded by the coding sequence ATGCGACGCTTTGTCGGGATCGATGTTGCCAAGGCCGAACTGGTCATTCATGTCCTGCCGGAGGGCCACACCTGGACCCAGCCGAATACCGCACAGGAGCGGCGTGCGCTGGCCCAGCGCCTGACGGGGCTGGACTGCGAGCGGATCGTGCTGGAAGCCAGTGGTGGCTATGAACATGCCCTGCTGCGAGTCCTTCGGGAGGCGGACCTGCCCGCGGCAAGGGTGGCCGCCGATCGTCCGCGGAACCTGGCCAAGGCCCTTGGCCTGCACGCCAAGACCGACGCCCTGGACGCGCGCCTGTTGGCCATCGCCGCCCAGCACATCCCGGCCACACCCACAGCCGTACTACCCGAGCATCTTCAGTCCCTGCGCGAATTGCTGGACCTACGCGACACTCTGGTCGGCCAGCGTGATGCCCATCGGCGGCGGCTGGAGCACATCACCAGCCCCGAGGTGCAAGGCCACTGCCAAGAGGTGATCGCCCTACTGAACCAGAAGATCCAGGCGTTGACGCGGCAGATCGAGCAGCAGGCTACGACCTGCTCCACCCTGCCGAAGGTGCCCGGACTTGGCGCGATCCTGCGCGCGGTCCTGGCCGCACGGCTGCCGGAACTGGGCACGTTACCGCCGCGCAAGCTCGCTGCTCTGGTCGGGCTAGCCCCGTTCAATCGCGACAGCGGCCGCTGGCAGGGCCAGCGTCGCATCAAAGGCGGACAGGCCGAGATCCGACGCGTGCTGTACATGGCCACCTGGGCCAGCATCCGCGCCAAATCCCCCTTGGCCAAGACCTATGCCCGCCTGCGTGCGGCCGGCAAACCAGCCAAGGTCGCCATCGTCGCCTGCATGCACAAGTTCCTGCGCTGGCTCAACGCGATTGCGCGTGATCAGGCAGCGTATGCCCCTCCTGCCATCGCGGCTGCATGA
- the pbpC gene encoding penicillin-binding protein 1C, whose protein sequence is MPTDDTAAPHVARHPRRWTRLLPWLRWGAVALLSTLLLLDLAFPLPLPKSRDTSTLVVAADGSPLRAFADGNGVWRYPATPDSVSPLYLQALLNYEDRWFRQHPGINPWALLRAAKQWLFSRHIVSGGSTLTMQVARILMPPEVSTRTPWGKAQQALRALQLEAHLSKRQILQLYLERAPYGGTIEGVEAASWAYLGKPAARLSQAEAALLAVLPQAPSRLRPDRHPEAARVARDKVLERMVALRVWPRAQVDDARIEPVVARSLQTPLHAALLAERLRQQHPHAAHIVSTLDADLQRTLEDRVSAYFSQLPERTSAALLVVDNRDLQARAYIGSVQFGDRRRLGDVDMVQAWRSPGSTLKPFLYGMALDDGLIHSESLLVDAPQSFGDYRPGNFDEAFNGPIGAASALRLSLNVPAVDLLDRVGPARFAARLSNAGIGLRFPRGSTPNLALILGGTGAKLEELVGAFAALNRDGIAGHVRYSAADQRIERRLMSPGAAWIVREMLEANPRPGYGIGTFDVGTRPRVAWKTGTSYGYRDAWAIGSTRRYTVGVWVGRPDGTPLPGQYGAVTALPLMFETIDSLPRLRGDNAPRPMPPTVQQVDVCWPLGIAAEQTPPSLCQRRFSAYALDGAVPPTFAERDARLWSAGRETVQVDAHSGLRLSPDCAQAHVAVTRELARWPALLTPWLHASERQAGQLPALAPDCRDDGRGRSDVLRIEGLNDRATLARAPGSTTVRLQVRALGTSTPVDWLLDGRWIARTEGARTFQRDFADAGDHTLTALASNGAWTQVRFRVLR, encoded by the coding sequence ATGCCAACGGACGACACCGCCGCCCCGCACGTCGCGCGGCACCCCCGGCGCTGGACGCGCCTGCTGCCGTGGCTGCGGTGGGGCGCGGTGGCGCTGCTGTCGACCTTGCTGCTGCTGGACCTGGCGTTCCCGCTGCCGCTGCCGAAGTCGCGCGACACCTCGACCCTGGTGGTGGCCGCCGACGGCAGCCCGCTGCGCGCCTTCGCCGACGGCAACGGCGTCTGGCGCTATCCGGCCACGCCGGACAGCGTCTCGCCGCTGTACCTGCAGGCGCTGCTGAACTACGAGGACCGCTGGTTCCGGCAGCACCCCGGGATCAATCCCTGGGCATTGCTGCGCGCGGCCAAGCAGTGGCTGTTCTCGCGCCACATCGTCTCCGGCGGCTCCACCCTGACCATGCAGGTGGCGCGCATCCTGATGCCGCCGGAGGTCAGCACGCGCACGCCGTGGGGCAAAGCGCAGCAGGCCCTGCGCGCGCTGCAGCTGGAAGCACACCTGAGCAAGCGGCAGATCCTGCAGCTGTACCTGGAGCGCGCGCCCTACGGGGGCACCATCGAAGGCGTGGAAGCGGCGAGCTGGGCCTACCTGGGCAAGCCGGCTGCGCGCCTCTCGCAGGCCGAGGCGGCGCTGCTGGCGGTGCTGCCGCAGGCGCCGAGCCGGCTGCGCCCGGACCGGCATCCGGAAGCCGCGCGCGTGGCGCGCGACAAGGTGCTCGAACGCATGGTCGCGCTGCGCGTGTGGCCGCGCGCGCAGGTCGACGACGCGCGCATCGAACCGGTGGTGGCGCGCTCGCTGCAGACGCCGCTGCACGCCGCGCTGCTGGCCGAGCGCCTGCGCCAGCAACACCCGCACGCCGCGCACATCGTCTCCACCCTCGATGCCGACCTGCAGCGCACCCTGGAGGACCGGGTCAGCGCCTACTTCTCGCAACTGCCCGAGCGCACCTCCGCGGCCTTGCTGGTGGTGGACAATCGCGACCTGCAGGCGCGCGCCTACATCGGCTCGGTGCAGTTCGGCGACCGCCGCCGGCTCGGCGACGTGGACATGGTGCAGGCCTGGCGCTCGCCCGGCTCCACGCTCAAGCCGTTCCTGTACGGCATGGCCCTGGACGATGGCCTGATCCACTCCGAAAGCTTGCTGGTCGACGCGCCGCAGAGTTTCGGCGACTACCGCCCGGGTAATTTCGACGAAGCCTTCAACGGCCCGATCGGTGCCGCCAGCGCCCTGCGCCTGTCGCTCAACGTACCGGCAGTGGACCTGCTCGACCGGGTGGGGCCGGCGCGCTTCGCCGCGCGCCTGAGCAACGCCGGCATCGGCCTGCGGTTCCCGCGCGGCAGCACCCCCAACCTGGCGCTGATCCTCGGCGGCACCGGCGCCAAACTCGAGGAACTGGTCGGCGCCTTCGCCGCGCTCAACCGCGACGGCATCGCCGGCCACGTGCGCTACAGCGCCGCCGACCAGCGCATCGAGCGGCGGCTGATGTCGCCCGGCGCGGCCTGGATCGTGCGCGAAATGCTTGAGGCCAATCCACGTCCGGGCTACGGCATCGGCACCTTCGACGTCGGCACGCGCCCGCGCGTGGCCTGGAAGACCGGCACCAGCTACGGCTACCGCGATGCCTGGGCGATCGGCAGCACCCGCCGCTACACCGTCGGCGTGTGGGTGGGTCGCCCCGACGGCACGCCACTGCCCGGCCAGTACGGCGCGGTGACCGCCTTGCCGCTGATGTTCGAGACCATCGACAGTCTGCCGCGCCTGCGCGGGGACAACGCACCGCGGCCGATGCCGCCGACGGTGCAGCAGGTGGATGTGTGCTGGCCGCTGGGCATCGCCGCCGAGCAGACCCCGCCGTCGTTGTGCCAGCGCCGCTTCTCCGCGTACGCGCTCGACGGCGCGGTGCCGCCGACCTTCGCCGAGCGCGACGCGCGGCTGTGGAGCGCCGGCCGCGAGACCGTGCAGGTGGATGCGCACAGCGGCTTGCGGCTGTCGCCGGACTGCGCGCAAGCGCATGTGGCGGTGACGCGCGAACTGGCGCGTTGGCCGGCGCTGTTGACGCCGTGGCTGCACGCCAGCGAGCGCCAGGCCGGGCAACTGCCGGCATTGGCGCCGGACTGTCGCGACGACGGTCGCGGCCGCAGCGACGTGCTGCGCATCGAAGGCCTCAACGACCGCGCCACCCTGGCACGCGCGCCGGGCAGCACCACGGTGCGTCTGCAGGTGCGCGCGCTGGGCACGAGCACCCCGGTGGACTGGCTGCTGGACGGCCGCTGGATCGCCCGCACCGAGGGCGCACGCACCTTCCAGCGCGACTTCGCCGACGCCGGCGACCACACCCTGACTGCCCTGGCCAGCAACGGCGCCTGGACCCAGGTGCGTTTCCGGGTGCTGCGTTGA